One genomic segment of Brassica napus cultivar Da-Ae chromosome A3, Da-Ae, whole genome shotgun sequence includes these proteins:
- the LOC111214700 gene encoding putative defensin-like protein 234 — translation MRSASICFFVSCVLMSFILNNVIDGEAGFTTMGNLCSQKDIFVGRCGPNGDETCTNEFVKNGGDRPYSCECNNFGKEHLCRCDFPC, via the exons ATGAGATCTGCTTCTATTTGTTTTTTCGTTTCTTGTGTTCTCATGTCCTTTATTCTGAACAATGTCATAG ATGGGGAAGCTGGATTTACTACAATGGGTAACCTATGTAGCCAGAAAGATATATTTGTCGGTAGATGTGGCCCTAACGGAGACGAGACGTGCACAAATGAGTTTGTTAAGAACGGAGGCGACAGGCCTTATAGTTGCGAGTGTAATAACTTCGGCAAAGAACATTTATGCCGATGTGATTTTCCTTGCTAG